ATTAAACCGGAGCAAAAAAGATGTTCAGACTGGCGTTACTGTTTTTTACATTTGCCTTTTTTGTTAGTGCACAGACTCTAAAAATAAATAAAGTGGAACCTCCCAACTGGTGGACGGGAATGACTAAAAATAAAATCCAGTTGATGGTGTACGGAGAGGGGTTGTCGGGTGCTACGGCAGCATCAAAATCGGGTGTAAAGATACTTGGGACAAGCAGTTTCAACGATGGCTATTTGTTCATCGATATTGAAATACCTTCAGATACAAAACCGGGTGATTATGAGATCGAAGTAACCTCAAAAGGTAAAACCACAAAACTGAATTTCCCCGTCCAAAAAAGAACAGGGAAAAAACCCGCAGGATTCTCTTCAGATGATATTATTTATCTTGTAATGCCCGACAGGTTTGTGAATGGCGATACAAAAAATGATGCCGTTAAAGGGCTTTCAGAATCGGTAGACAGAGGATTTTATGACGGCAGACACGGGGGCGACCTGCAAGGTATAATTAACAAACTCGACTATATAAAAGAGCTCGGTTTTACAGCATTGTGGCTGACCCCTGTAGTCGAAAACAACACATTCAGAAGCTATCACGGCTACTCTGCTACGGATTTCTACAGTGTGGATGCGCGGCTTGGTGATAATGCCCTCTACAAAAAAATGGTTGAAGAGGCGCAAAAAAGGGGAATCAAGGTAATCCTCGATCATGTGGCGAATCATTTCAGCAAAGATCATCAGTGGGCAAAACTGCTCCCTCATCCGGGCTGGGTAAACGGTTCGTTCGCTTCACCTCCGCCTCCTGTTCACCATAAACAGGTGTTCCCCGACATTAATAGCGACAGTTCAACCATAAAAAAAGTGGTTGAGGGCTGGTTCACTGACTACATGCCCGATTTTAATCAGACCAACAGTTTTGTTGCAAATTACATAACGCAAAACACCATCTGGTGGGTCGAATTCGCGGGTCTCGATGGCATTCGTGAAGATACATATCCCTATAACCATGAAGGATACATGGCTGAGTGGGCAAAAACGATTCTGGAAGAATATCCCACCATGAATATTGTTGCAGAGGTGTGGACAGGTGAACCGTCATTTCTCTCCTACTATCAAAGCGGAAGCAGAACCCGTAAAAATTTCGATAATTACATTAAATCTCTTACAGATTTTGGTCTGAGGGATGTAATCTACCAGTGGCTCGAGGGGAGAGGCAACATGTACAATGTTTACAGTGCCCTCGCTATGGATTTTCTCTATGGTGACCCGAACGAGCTTGTCACCTTTGTCGATAATCACGATATCAACCGTGGAATGTTCGGAGCAAACGGAAATATTGCCAAGTTCAAAACTGCTTTCACATTGCTCCTGACAACGAGGGGGATCCCTCAGATTTTTTACGGTACTGAAATCGGCATAAAAGGAACGGATCATCACGGCTACCTGAGGGCGGACTTCCCCGGTGGCTGGAAAGAGGATCAGAGGGATGCCTTCACCAAAGAGGGACGGACTTCTACTGAAAACGACCTTTACAATCATCTGAAAAAACTGATAGAGATAAGAAGAAACAATAAAGCCTTCACCCATGGGAAACTTACACACTTCCCCCCTGTGCAGGATGTGTATGTCTATTTCAGAGAATTTAACGGTGAAAGATTCATGGTTGCAATCAATGGAAGTGACAAAGAAAGAACCGTAGGCTTCGATAATTTTGGTGAAAGACTCAACGGAATATTCTCAGGCAAAGACCTCCTGACAGATGAAGAAATGAAGATAGCCTCTGACAGGAAACTTGTTTTGGGTGCGTATCAGTCGGTAGTATTGAAGTTGAGGTAGGCAGTTATCTTTGTTGAAAAGGGAAGAATGACAGAGTGAAATCGATCATTCTTCCCGTTTGTAAACTATTTTAACTGGTTGATGGCATTTTCATAAACGCTGATATCCACCAGACCCACATGTTTTTCAACGATGTTTCCATCCTGATCGATAATGAAAGAAGTGGGAATCGCTTCAATTCCACCGTAAGCGGCGGCAATTTCACTGTTTGCATATGCAACAGGATAATTGATGTTCATCGACTTAATAAAGCCGGGAACCTCACCAATCGTATTTTGATCATCCACCGAAACACCTATTACAACAACCCTGTCACCATATTTTTTCTGTAATTCGATCAGATCGGGAATTCCTTTTCTACAAGGCGGGCACCATGTAGCCCAAAAATCCAGAATAACGACTTTCCCTTTATAGTCGGAAAGTTTAACATCCATTCCGCCACCCGCATTTTTAAGCGTGAAGTCGGCGGCTTTCTCCGTGCCGGTTCCAAGCGGTTTTGTTTCAGGCTGTTCCGTTTTTTTGTTTTCTACCGGTTTCGTTTCCGTTTTTTTGCTGCATGAAGTAAAAGCGATGAGCGATACGACGAGCAGGGCTGCCAGTGCAAATTTGATTCTCATTAATAATCTCCTAAAAAGTTGAGATAGTTGGATGAACAAAAGTCGATTAAGATTCAATTATTTTTTGACAGTACTGTCTTTAAGCAGTGTATCTTTTGTCACCACTTCATTTTTTAGAAGATTTTTCACGCTGTCAGGAGTAATTCCGGGTGGAAGATTGCCGCTCTCGGGTTCTGTCCGTGTGTTGTTTAAAATCAGAAAAAAGATAACCACAATTCCAAAAACGACTCCCTGAATCCAGCTTTTATGTTTTCTGTAGTATGCGAGCCACTCGGGAACAGGTTTTTCAGTCTCTTTTTTCCCGATTTTGCGTTCTTTGTTCTCTTTTGCCATTAACTTCCATTTCGTGAAAATTCTTAAATTGAAGTGTAAAAATAATCTAATATGTAATCAAAACTATACCCAAAAATAAATATCAGGAACTCATATTATCTTAAGAGCGTTAAGATATAATAAGTAAAATTTCAATAAACAAATAATATCCTGACAAAAGAGAGAAGTTTAGAGTAAAATGCTCATACTGCAAGTGCTGCTTCCCTTCATTTTTGCACCGTTCGTTCCTGTTATTTCAAAAAATATCAGCGGACGGGTCACGGGTATTCTTTTTTCTCTTCTGCCGCTCGGCTTGTTCCTCCTTTTCCTTTTCGATTTCTTCTCGTTGCCTGTCTCAGGATTCCCTCCTGTTGTATATGAGTGGATTCCTTCGATGGGGGTGGAACTGGCGATGAGAGCTGATGGATTGAGTCTTCTCTTTGGATTGATTATTACGGGAATTGGTGCTGCTGTCTTCCTTTTTGCGGGGAGCTATCTTGGGACCGGAAAAGACACGGTAAAATTCTACATCTACATAATGATTTTCATGGGAGCGATGCTCGGAGTGGTTTTCTCCGACAATCTTCTCCTTCTCTTCATTTTCTGGGAGCTTACATCCCTCTCATCATTTCTGCTTATTGGTTTCAAACACAAGTACCTCGAATCGAGATATGCGGCGCTTCAGGCATTGCTTGTTACGGGAATTGGTGGTTTGTCGCTTCTCGCTGCGGTGATTCTGATTTATCTCTCGGCTGGTACATTTTCGATCTCTGAACTGATAAAAAATCCCTCATTGATAACGGGAAGCAGCAACCTGACCGCAATAATCCTCCTTATGCTCGGCGGGGCATTTACCAAATCTGCACAATTTCCGTTCCATTTTTGGCTTCCCAATGCCATGGAAGCTCCTACGCCTGTAAGTGCTTACCTTCATTCTGCCACCATGGTGAAAGCGGGAGTGTTTCTCGTGGCGCGTATGAACCCCGTTTTTGCTGAAATTGGATTGTGGGGTGATCTGCTCCTCTGGTTTGGCGGATATACAATGATTCTGGGTGCATTTCTTGCCCTCAAGCAGACTGATCTTAAACGAATACTTGCCTACACAACACTCAGTGTACTTGGTACGCTCATGATGTTGATTGGTTACGGTACAGAACTTGCCATTAAAACTATGATAATCTATCTCGTGGCACATGCACTCTACAAGGGAACACTTTTCCTGACTGCCGGAGCGATTGATCACTCGACGGGAACGAGGGATGTCCGGATACTGGGAGGGCTTGCAAGAAAAATGCCTGTTACCGCCTTTGCCGGAATTGCGGCTGCACTTTCCATGTCGGGTGTAATACCTTTTGTAGGATTTATCGGTAAGGAATATCTCTATGAAAATGCGCTAAAAGGGGAACCCTTTCTCGTTTTTGCTGTTTTCTTTGCAGGTGTTGTGATGGTATTTTCTGCGATTCAGGCGGGTTTTCATCCATGGTTCGGACAGGGAAGTGAAACCCCAAAAGAACCGCATGAAGGTGATTTTACTCTTACTCTTGGCATTGGCGTAACCGCTACACTTGGACTGGTTCTCGGACTTTTTTCCTCATCTCTCCTTTCAGGTATCGCGACAATGGCGGTTTCACCCGTTCTGGGGAGGGAGATCGTTGTGAAAGCGGGACTGTGGCACGGTTTCAATTTTATTTTCATTCTTAGTCTTGCCACACTTGCTGCCGGTTACGGTTTCTATAAAGTGAGGGAGAAGTTTTACCTTCTGCCCCAGGTTTACGGTCCACTCGAATATTTAATGCCCTCAAAACTTTACGATAAAGCCCTTAAATTATTGGTAATTACATCAAAAAAGCAGACGACTTTCTTTCAGAACGGATATTTGCGTTATTATATAATTACAATATTTGCCACAGCGGTACTACTTGCCGGTGGTTATTTTGTCCCCCACTTCGATGCGGGTACCATTTCCATCGATCCCCAGATTGAAATTTATGAGGTCCTCGTCGGACTCGTGATGATCTCTGGGGCTCTCATTGCGGCACTTGCCAACAGCAGACTCTATGCCGTTACAGGACTGGGTATCACCGGGTTCGGAATGGCGATGATTTTTATCCTCTACGGCGCACCCGACCTCGCTTTGACACAGTTTTCCATCGAGACCCTTTCGGTAATACTTTTTGTTCTCGCTCTTTACAAGTTACCCCGTTTCCTGAAAATATCAAACAAAAGTGCGAAAATCAGGGATGTTGTCATCGCTTCCACAGTTGGGATACTCATTACATTTGTAATTCTTGCCGTTTACTCTGTGGAGCACAGCACGGATCTCAAACAGTTCTTTGCTGAAAAAAGCCTTACTGAGGGGAAGGGGAGAAACATTGTCAATGTGATTCTGGTCGACTTTCGCTCAATCGATACCATGGGTGAGATAACCGTGCTGGGAATTGCTGCCATTGGCATCTACGGGCTTGTGAAACTGATCAGGAGGGACGGATAATGCCGAGTTTAATCCTGAGAACTGCATTAAAATATTTGATGCCGGGATTGTTCCTCTTTTCCCTTTTTCTTCTCTTCAGAGGCCACAACGAACCGGGAGGCGGATTTGTCGGTGGACTTGTGGCATCGGCTGCCATCGTCCTCTATACTCTCTCTTCAGGAGTTAAGGAAGCAAGTGAAATGCTTCGTGTTCCTCCCGTCATGCTGATTGCAACCGGTTTGTTCGTCGCACTTCTGGCAGGTTTCCCCGGCTTGATTGCGGGTGGTGAATTCATGCAGGGGGTATGGCTCGACATGAAAATTCCCGTAATCGGAAAGTTTGGCACTCCTGTCCTCTTCGACATGGGAGTCTATCTCCTTGTAACCGGGATGGTGGTGAAAGTAATTTTTACCCTCGCAGAGAAAGAGGAGGAGGGCTGATATGGTTCTTTTTCTTGCGATAATCACGGGAGTTCTGACGGCTGTCGGAATTTATATGATCCTCAGAAGAAGCATGGTGAAAATGATAATTGGTCTTGCATTTCTGGGGCATGCAGCGAACCTTCTCATTTTTACAATCGGCAGAATAACAAAGGGGAAAGCCGCTTTTGTACCTGAAGGGCTCGATTCTCCTTTTGAACCGTTTGCGGATCCGCTTCCACAGGCTCTGATTCTTACAGCCATTGTAATCGGTTTTGGTGTTCAGGCGTTTCTGATAGTTCTCTTCAAGCAGAATTACAAGAGCCTGCAATCTGACGATCTTGATGACATGAACACAACAGACAGGCTGGGTTGATGGCATGAAACTCCTGATTTTATTACCACTTCTTATACCGTTTTTTGCTGCAATTCTAACCATCTTCTTCAGGGAGAGAATTCAGGCACAAAGGATAATATTCTCTGCATCATCAGGTTTTGTCCTTCTTGTTTCCGTTTTTCTGCTGCAGCATGTCTTTACATCCGGAACTTATGCTGTTCAGGTTGGCGGTTGGGAGGCACCCTTTGGAATATCATTTGTGGTCGATAAATTAGCTGCAATAATGATCGCTATCTCCGGCTTAATGGCTTTTGCCTCCTCGTTTTATGCCTTCGCAACGATAGATGCTGAAAGGGAGAAATTCGGATTTTACACACTCCTTTCCACTCTTTTTATGGGGATCAACGGCAGTTTTCTTACGGGTGACATCTTCAACCTTTATGTCTGGTTCGAAGTGATGCTGATGTCGTCGTTTGTGCTTATTTCCCTAGGGGGTACCAAAGCCCAACTCGAGGGTGCGATAAAGTATGTAACGCTCAATCTCGTTTCCTCCCTCTTTTTCCTTGTTGCGGTCGGAATATTGTATGGAATTGCCGGTACTCTGAACATGGCTGATCTTGCGGTGAAGATTCCCGCAATCAAAGAGCAATGGCTTACCACAACAGTCGCGATCTTTTTTCTGATAGCTTTTGGTATCAAATCAGCAGTATTTCCCCTCTTCTTCTGGCTGCCGGCTTCGTATCACACACCTCCTGCGGTTGTTTCCGCTGTTTTTGCGGGAATGCTCACAAAAGTTGGTGTTTATGCCATGATCCGGGTATTCACCTTGATTTTTGATAACAATACTGAGGTGACACACACAATCCTGCTGGTAATTTCGGGATTCACCATGGTGGTTGGTGTTTTGGGAGCCGCCGCTCAGAATGACATTAGGCGGATTCTCTCGTTTCACATCGTCAGTCAGATAGGGTACATGATCATGGGGCTTGCCCTCAATTCTCCGCTCGCACTTGCGGGTGCAATTTTCTATATAATACACCACATCATTGTAAAGACGAATCTGTTTCTCGTAGGAGGCATAATAAGGGAGATCAAAGGAAGTTACGCACTCGACAGACTCGGGGGTGTTTACAAGGCATATCCTTTGCTTGGCTTGCTTTTCCTTGTTCCTGCCCTCTCACTTGCGGGAATACCTCCTCTTTCGGGATTTTGGGCAAAATTTTCATTAGTCAAGGCGGGTTTTGCTGCTGAAGCATGGCTGATTACCGGTGTGTCGCTTTTTGTCTCAATTCTTACCCTCTATTCGATGATGAAAATCTGGAACGAGGTTTTCTGGAAGGATCTGCCCAAAGATGTTCCTGAAATCGACAGGTATTCTTCGATCTCCCGCAATAAAAAAATAATGCTCATTGCTCCCGCTGTGGCTTTGGCAGTCTGCACTCTTGTCATCGGTTTTTATACCGCACCTTTTTTTGATGCTGCTGCGGAGTCTGCAAGAGAATTATTGAACAAAACTGATTACATCAATTCCGTGCTGAGGTTCAAATGATGGGTAAACTCTCACTCAACATCACACTTGGAGTTGTCTGGATGTTCCTTTCAGGCAGTTTTGGCATATTTGCTTTGTTTGAAGGACTGGCAGTTGGATTTGGTGTAATATTCCTTCTCGAGAGAGTGATAGGAGCTTCAAACTATACCAAAAAACTCTTTAAGGCAGTGAATCTGCTCTTCTTCTTTATTTGGGAATTGATTGTGTCGAATTACAATGTTGCGAAGGAGCTGCTTACACCACAATTCCTTTCCGAACCTGCAATAGTGGCAGTGCCTCTTTCTCTAAAAGGTGATTTTGAGATTACGCTTCTTGCAAACCTGATTACACTCACCCCGGGGACGCTGAGCATAGATGTGTCGCCTGACAGGAAGTTTCTCTATGTCCATTTGATGTACGCCGGTGATCCCGACAAGGCAATTGCAGATATCAAATCGGGATTCGAAAGAAGGATACTGGAGGTGTTTGAATAATGTTTCTTGAATTTGCATTAACCTATTCCCTGATACTTATCTCCCTTTCCATGCTTATCGTATTAATAAGGCTGGTAAAGGGACCTCACACTGCCGACAGGGTTGTGGCTCTTGACCTTACAACCTCACTTGGAATTGCATTCATTGCGGTTTATTCCATAAAAAGCGGTGAAACCTACATTCTCGATGCGGGCCTTGTTCTCGGCTTTGTCAGTTTTCTTGGCACAGCGGGATTTGCATATTATCTACAATTACGGAGTAAAAAATGAGCGACATTCTCACCGGTTCTTTTCTCATCCTCGGCAGTTTTGTTATTCTTCTCGCCGCTCTCGGTATCCTGAAGATGCCAGATATCTACCTTAGAATGTCAGCCTCCACGAAAGCCTCAACTCTCGGTATTTCAATAATCCTGATAACCACCGGGCTCCACTTCGGTACGACAGAAATAATTTCCCGAACCATTCTCATAGTTGTTTTTCTGATGATTACCGCCCCCGTGGCATCCCACCTTCTCGGTAAAGCCGCGTACCTTAACAAGTTACCGCTCTGGAACACAAAGAGGGATGACCTGAAGAAGCTATGAGTTATTAGTTATGATTTATGAGTTTTTAGTTATTGGTTAAATTGCTGAGACAGGAACTATGCCGGAGTATCACAAAATTTTCGGGTTAAATCTTAACTCATAACTAATAATTCATAACTCATAATTCTCTTAGAGTTCTTTTTTTGGTACATTTAAAGACGGAGATTTTTAAAATTTGAAAAAGGATATTCATGAACTCAAAAGATTATATTGCAATTGAAGAAAAGTTTGGTGCCCACAATTATCATCCGCTGGATGTGGTGATTGATCATGCAGAAGGTGTTTACATGTGGGATGTTGACGGTAAAAAATATTTGGACTGTCTTGCTGCCTATTCAGCAGTAAATCAGGGACATTGCCATCCCAGAATTGTAAAGGTATTGAAAGATCAGGCAGAAAAGGTTACATTGACCTCGAGGGCTTTCAGAAACAACCAGTTGCCTCTGCTCGCTCAGGAATTGTGCGAACTGACCGGTTATCAGATGATGCTTCCCATGAACTCGGGTGCGGAAGCTGTTGAGACCGCTCTTAAGGCTGCCCGTAAATGGGGACACAAGGTGAAAGGAATTGCCGAAGATAAAGGGACAATCCTTACCTGTACAAACAATTTTTCGGGAAGAACCATCTCCATCGTTAGTTTTTCGACTGAAGAACAATATAAAGACGGATTTGGACCTTTTACCCCCGGTTTTCACAATGTTGAATACGGTAACATTGAATCGCTTAAAGCGGCAATTAATGATGATACCATCGCGTTCCTTATCGAACCGATTCAGGGTGAAGCAGGTATCATAATACCACCCGACGGTTATTTGAAAGAGGCTTTTGACCTGTGCAAAAAACACAATGTTCTTTTTATCGCTGATGAAATTCAGTCAGGTCTCGGTCGTTCAGGCAAGCTTTTTGCTTTCCAGTATGAAGACATTAAACCGGATGTGGTGATTATAGGAAAAGCCCTTTCGGGTGGCTGTTATCCTGTGTCAGCAGTTCTATCCGACAGGGAAGTGCTGGGAGTTTTCAATCCCGGTGACCACGGATCAACATTCGGCGGAAATCCGCTCGGTGCCGCAGTGGCAAGAGAGAGCCTTAAAGTTCTGGTTGAAGAGAAACTCGTTGAGAACTCTTTTGAACTCGGAAATTACTTCCGTGCAGAACTTTCCAAAATCGCCTCGGCTCATGTGAAAGAGATCAGAGGAAAAGGGTTGTTCATCGGTGTTGAGCTGCATGAGTCCTCAGGCGGTGCCAGAAGATTCTGCGAAGCACTCGCTGAAAGAGGAATTTTATGTAAAGAAACACATACACATGTCATCCGTTTCGCTCCTCCGCTTGTGATTACAAAAGCGGAAATAGATGAGGCTCTCGGGCACATCCGCGAAGTCCTTCTGATGGCATGATAAAAACAATTTTCAATACCGTGAGATATTGATCATTTTTATTCTCAAACATTAAAGAATCGGAATAAATGAAATGAAACTTTCTGATCTGCTGAAAAAGGAATTTATAATTCCTGA
The nucleotide sequence above comes from Ignavibacteria bacterium. Encoded proteins:
- a CDS encoding monovalent cation/H(+) antiporter subunit G is translated as MSDILTGSFLILGSFVILLAALGILKMPDIYLRMSASTKASTLGISIILITTGLHFGTTEIISRTILIVVFLMITAPVASHLLGKAAYLNKLPLWNTKRDDLKKL
- a CDS encoding Na+/H+ antiporter subunit B encodes the protein MPSLILRTALKYLMPGLFLFSLFLLFRGHNEPGGGFVGGLVASAAIVLYTLSSGVKEASEMLRVPPVMLIATGLFVALLAGFPGLIAGGEFMQGVWLDMKIPVIGKFGTPVLFDMGVYLLVTGMVVKVIFTLAEKEEEG
- the rocD gene encoding ornithine--oxo-acid transaminase, with protein sequence MNSKDYIAIEEKFGAHNYHPLDVVIDHAEGVYMWDVDGKKYLDCLAAYSAVNQGHCHPRIVKVLKDQAEKVTLTSRAFRNNQLPLLAQELCELTGYQMMLPMNSGAEAVETALKAARKWGHKVKGIAEDKGTILTCTNNFSGRTISIVSFSTEEQYKDGFGPFTPGFHNVEYGNIESLKAAINDDTIAFLIEPIQGEAGIIIPPDGYLKEAFDLCKKHNVLFIADEIQSGLGRSGKLFAFQYEDIKPDVVIIGKALSGGCYPVSAVLSDREVLGVFNPGDHGSTFGGNPLGAAVARESLKVLVEEKLVENSFELGNYFRAELSKIASAHVKEIRGKGLFIGVELHESSGGARRFCEALAERGILCKETHTHVIRFAPPLVITKAEIDEALGHIREVLLMA
- a CDS encoding Na+/H+ antiporter subunit C codes for the protein MVLFLAIITGVLTAVGIYMILRRSMVKMIIGLAFLGHAANLLIFTIGRITKGKAAFVPEGLDSPFEPFADPLPQALILTAIVIGFGVQAFLIVLFKQNYKSLQSDDLDDMNTTDRLG
- a CDS encoding DUF4040 domain-containing protein — protein: MLILQVLLPFIFAPFVPVISKNISGRVTGILFSLLPLGLFLLFLFDFFSLPVSGFPPVVYEWIPSMGVELAMRADGLSLLFGLIITGIGAAVFLFAGSYLGTGKDTVKFYIYIMIFMGAMLGVVFSDNLLLLFIFWELTSLSSFLLIGFKHKYLESRYAALQALLVTGIGGLSLLAAVILIYLSAGTFSISELIKNPSLITGSSNLTAIILLMLGGAFTKSAQFPFHFWLPNAMEAPTPVSAYLHSATMVKAGVFLVARMNPVFAEIGLWGDLLLWFGGYTMILGAFLALKQTDLKRILAYTTLSVLGTLMMLIGYGTELAIKTMIIYLVAHALYKGTLFLTAGAIDHSTGTRDVRILGGLARKMPVTAFAGIAAALSMSGVIPFVGFIGKEYLYENALKGEPFLVFAVFFAGVVMVFSAIQAGFHPWFGQGSETPKEPHEGDFTLTLGIGVTATLGLVLGLFSSSLLSGIATMAVSPVLGREIVVKAGLWHGFNFIFILSLATLAAGYGFYKVREKFYLLPQVYGPLEYLMPSKLYDKALKLLVITSKKQTTFFQNGYLRYYIITIFATAVLLAGGYFVPHFDAGTISIDPQIEIYEVLVGLVMISGALIAALANSRLYAVTGLGITGFGMAMIFILYGAPDLALTQFSIETLSVILFVLALYKLPRFLKISNKSAKIRDVVIASTVGILITFVILAVYSVEHSTDLKQFFAEKSLTEGKGRNIVNVILVDFRSIDTMGEITVLGIAAIGIYGLVKLIRRDG
- a CDS encoding Na+/H+ antiporter subunit E — protein: MGKLSLNITLGVVWMFLSGSFGIFALFEGLAVGFGVIFLLERVIGASNYTKKLFKAVNLLFFFIWELIVSNYNVAKELLTPQFLSEPAIVAVPLSLKGDFEITLLANLITLTPGTLSIDVSPDRKFLYVHLMYAGDPDKAIADIKSGFERRILEVFE
- a CDS encoding cation:proton antiporter, yielding MMFLEFALTYSLILISLSMLIVLIRLVKGPHTADRVVALDLTTSLGIAFIAVYSIKSGETYILDAGLVLGFVSFLGTAGFAYYLQLRSKK
- a CDS encoding TlpA family protein disulfide reductase, producing MRIKFALAALLVVSLIAFTSCSKKTETKPVENKKTEQPETKPLGTGTEKAADFTLKNAGGGMDVKLSDYKGKVVILDFWATWCPPCRKGIPDLIELQKKYGDRVVVIGVSVDDQNTIGEVPGFIKSMNINYPVAYANSEIAAAYGGIEAIPTSFIIDQDGNIVEKHVGLVDISVYENAINQLK
- a CDS encoding cyclomaltodextrinase N-terminal domain-containing protein — its product is MFRLALLFFTFAFFVSAQTLKINKVEPPNWWTGMTKNKIQLMVYGEGLSGATAASKSGVKILGTSSFNDGYLFIDIEIPSDTKPGDYEIEVTSKGKTTKLNFPVQKRTGKKPAGFSSDDIIYLVMPDRFVNGDTKNDAVKGLSESVDRGFYDGRHGGDLQGIINKLDYIKELGFTALWLTPVVENNTFRSYHGYSATDFYSVDARLGDNALYKKMVEEAQKRGIKVILDHVANHFSKDHQWAKLLPHPGWVNGSFASPPPPVHHKQVFPDINSDSSTIKKVVEGWFTDYMPDFNQTNSFVANYITQNTIWWVEFAGLDGIREDTYPYNHEGYMAEWAKTILEEYPTMNIVAEVWTGEPSFLSYYQSGSRTRKNFDNYIKSLTDFGLRDVIYQWLEGRGNMYNVYSALAMDFLYGDPNELVTFVDNHDINRGMFGANGNIAKFKTAFTLLLTTRGIPQIFYGTEIGIKGTDHHGYLRADFPGGWKEDQRDAFTKEGRTSTENDLYNHLKKLIEIRRNNKAFTHGKLTHFPPVQDVYVYFREFNGERFMVAINGSDKERTVGFDNFGERLNGIFSGKDLLTDEEMKIASDRKLVLGAYQSVVLKLR
- a CDS encoding Na+/H+ antiporter subunit D, with translation MKLLILLPLLIPFFAAILTIFFRERIQAQRIIFSASSGFVLLVSVFLLQHVFTSGTYAVQVGGWEAPFGISFVVDKLAAIMIAISGLMAFASSFYAFATIDAEREKFGFYTLLSTLFMGINGSFLTGDIFNLYVWFEVMLMSSFVLISLGGTKAQLEGAIKYVTLNLVSSLFFLVAVGILYGIAGTLNMADLAVKIPAIKEQWLTTTVAIFFLIAFGIKSAVFPLFFWLPASYHTPPAVVSAVFAGMLTKVGVYAMIRVFTLIFDNNTEVTHTILLVISGFTMVVGVLGAAAQNDIRRILSFHIVSQIGYMIMGLALNSPLALAGAIFYIIHHIIVKTNLFLVGGIIREIKGSYALDRLGGVYKAYPLLGLLFLVPALSLAGIPPLSGFWAKFSLVKAGFAAEAWLITGVSLFVSILTLYSMMKIWNEVFWKDLPKDVPEIDRYSSISRNKKIMLIAPAVALAVCTLVIGFYTAPFFDAAAESARELLNKTDYINSVLRFK